A genomic region of Trichothermofontia sichuanensis B231 contains the following coding sequences:
- a CDS encoding type II restriction endonuclease, with amino-acid sequence MTAYRNHLQSSDDLVTTYEATRAGFVALALEKNRRATPYVAEARALQAAANQAKNPADLLNIQGIEMGLLTAAGLSDKSLAHLTQEDKIDAINGLIKTFLEPAGTNFVEELIFRFLLTRGDTLGGSMRNVGGALAQRKLTRTILSTLTIAGQSYHWQHSKTKKWIAMTNDDAEIELSLRGLSWESDRGSRTLIYNLNIPLVRSNVDLCLFNLAPEALPANKSSKIKPVEVEPYTIALGELKGGIDPAGADEHWKTAQAALNRIRQAFADAGHAPLTFFVGAAIERRMAREIWEQLESGMLSNAANLNEENQVASISRWLCSL; translated from the coding sequence ATGACTGCTTATCGTAACCATCTTCAGTCTAGTGATGATCTTGTAACAACCTATGAGGCAACTCGTGCGGGATTTGTAGCACTTGCACTTGAGAAGAATCGACGAGCTACCCCTTATGTTGCGGAAGCAAGGGCACTGCAAGCAGCAGCAAATCAAGCTAAAAACCCTGCTGATTTGTTAAATATTCAGGGTATTGAGATGGGATTATTGACTGCGGCAGGGTTGTCCGACAAGTCTCTCGCTCATTTGACCCAGGAGGATAAGATTGATGCGATTAATGGTCTAATCAAGACCTTTCTTGAACCAGCAGGTACAAACTTTGTCGAGGAGTTAATCTTTAGATTTCTATTGACCCGTGGCGATACGCTCGGTGGTTCAATGCGTAATGTTGGTGGAGCACTCGCCCAGAGGAAGCTGACTCGTACTATCCTTTCAACCCTGACCATTGCCGGTCAAAGCTATCATTGGCAGCATTCAAAGACAAAAAAGTGGATAGCGATGACCAACGACGATGCGGAAATTGAATTGTCTTTACGCGGACTCAGTTGGGAAAGTGATCGCGGCAGCCGTACTCTTATCTATAACCTAAATATTCCATTAGTCAGAAGTAATGTAGATCTCTGTTTGTTCAATCTTGCACCAGAAGCTCTGCCAGCGAATAAATCCAGCAAGATCAAACCTGTTGAAGTTGAACCTTACACAATTGCCTTGGGAGAACTGAAGGGCGGCATTGATCCAGCCGGTGCTGACGAGCATTGGAAAACGGCACAAGCGGCACTGAATCGTATACGGCAGGCATTTGCAGATGCTGGGCACGCACCCCTGACATTTTTTGTAGGAGCAGCGATTGAAAGAAGGATGGCTCGCGAAATTTGGGAGCAACTAGAAAGCGGGATGCTCAGTAATGCTGCGAACTTAAATGAGGAGAACCAAGTTGCATCTATTTCTCGTTGGTTATGCAGTTTGTAG
- a CDS encoding HetZ-related protein: MNTQSANSPGSQGQNSSEVRVLDPAAPTATTAATPPPAASGLNLQELGELLLQELQAEVRSRTGQAVATRIAKEVDRICQKSDRIQTSGEVQTWQLTLARHRLHKCLAYYRLGSQQGRVELHSTLSTIVYRHIVPMHLKLGFQARHALIEDFLQGFYMEALKVFRRENELAPDYSPRTQLELAEYMAFTEHYAKRRIALPGHNSQQLIVLRAQGFARRQPQEATLDFELAMESPKREESEGHSRSAVVQQVREQMVADAVDLAEGVLRDRVVTELIQYLQAQGQSDCIDYLVLKLQDLSAPEIDSILGLTARQRDYLQQRFKYHVEKFARSHQWQLVHQWLGADLDQNLGMAPAQWQAFLAQLTPEQRTLLTMKQEHASDEAIAKAIKCTPKQAQKRWYRILELAWQARNQTSKEA, from the coding sequence ATGAATACCCAATCAGCCAACTCCCCTGGCTCCCAAGGCCAAAATTCTAGTGAAGTGAGGGTCCTCGACCCCGCTGCTCCAACGGCCACTACCGCCGCCACTCCCCCACCAGCTGCTTCTGGCCTGAATTTGCAGGAACTCGGTGAGCTATTGCTCCAGGAATTGCAGGCTGAAGTTCGCTCCCGCACGGGACAAGCTGTGGCCACCCGCATTGCCAAGGAAGTCGATCGCATCTGTCAGAAAAGCGATCGCATCCAAACATCGGGCGAAGTCCAAACCTGGCAACTCACCCTAGCACGGCACCGTCTCCACAAATGTCTGGCCTACTATCGCCTCGGTTCGCAGCAGGGACGGGTGGAATTGCACAGTACCTTAAGTACGATCGTCTACCGCCACATTGTCCCCATGCATCTCAAGCTAGGGTTCCAGGCCCGCCACGCCCTGATCGAAGACTTTCTGCAAGGCTTTTATATGGAGGCCCTCAAGGTCTTCCGGCGCGAAAATGAACTTGCCCCCGACTACAGCCCCCGCACCCAGTTGGAACTGGCTGAATACATGGCGTTTACGGAACACTACGCCAAACGCCGCATTGCCCTCCCCGGTCACAATAGTCAACAGTTGATCGTCCTGCGTGCCCAAGGGTTTGCCCGCCGTCAACCCCAGGAAGCTACGCTTGATTTTGAATTGGCAATGGAATCCCCCAAGCGGGAAGAAAGCGAAGGTCATAGTCGCTCTGCGGTGGTGCAGCAGGTACGCGAACAAATGGTGGCCGATGCGGTGGATTTGGCCGAAGGGGTCTTGCGCGATCGCGTGGTCACCGAATTAATCCAATACCTGCAAGCCCAGGGGCAATCGGATTGTATTGATTATTTAGTCTTGAAACTGCAAGATCTCTCCGCTCCGGAAATTGATAGCATTCTGGGCCTGACGGCACGGCAGCGGGATTATTTACAACAGCGGTTTAAGTATCACGTGGAAAAATTTGCCCGTTCCCACCAGTGGCAACTAGTCCACCAATGGTTAGGCGCTGATCTGGATCAAAACCTGGGTATGGCTCCCGCCCAATGGCAAGCCTTTTTAGCCCAGTTAACCCCAGAACAACGGACATTACTAACGATGAAACAAGAACACGCTAGCGATGAGGCGATCGCCAAGGCGATTAAATGCACCCCCAAGCAAGCCCAAAAACGCTGGTATCGGATTCTGGAGTTGGCATGGCAAGCCCGCAATCAAACTTCCAAGGAAGCGTAA